The following coding sequences are from one Diabrotica virgifera virgifera chromosome 2, PGI_DIABVI_V3a window:
- the LOC126880776 gene encoding uncharacterized protein LOC126880776, translating into MTDNTSASVLQDNSASVDRISVKIPPFWPNDTEIWFLQVENQFTLANITSDATKFNYIVANLDTAYILEVREIIVSPPATERYVKLKLELIKRLSASQQQNIKRLLEHAELGDRRPSQFFRHLQSLAGTTVPDNIVRSLWLGRLPSSTQAILAIQAKASLDAVAELADTISEAIAPRAQISGASNALESTIDKLTAELADTKIQLASLSQAQAQTITYRRNRSNSRRRPYPRDSSYSREHNSDILCWYHYRFGDQAQKCSPPCKHQGNIAGSR; encoded by the coding sequence ATGACGGACAATACCAGTGCTTCAGTGCTTCAGGATAACAGTGCTTCAGTTGATCGGATTTCAGTTAAAATCCCACCGTTCTGGCCCAACGATACTGAAATTTGGTTCCTGCAAGTGGAAAATCAATTTACACTGGCAAACATAACAAGTGACGCCACAAAATTCAACTATATAGTTGCCAATTTAGACACAGCTTACATATTAGAAGTCAGGGAAATTATTGTTTCACCACCAGCGACAGAGAggtatgtaaaattaaagttagAGTTAATTAAGAGACTTAGTGCATCACAGCAACAAAACATTAAAAGACTACTTGAGCATGCAGAATTGGGCGATCGAAGACCTTCCCAGTTCTTCCGACATTTACAGTCTTTAGCAGGCACAACGGTACCAGACAATATTGTAAGGTCTCTGTGGTTAGGTAGACTGCCATCGTCTACACAGGCTATTCTAGCTATTCAAGCTAAAGCTAGTTTGGACGCAGTTGCCGAGCTAGCTGACACAATATCTGAAGCTATAGCTCCTAGGGCCCAAATTTCAGGAGCTTCTAACGCTCTTGAAAGTACTATTGATAAATTGACAGCCGAATTAGCTGACACGAAAATCCAGCTAGCTAGCTTGTCGCAGGCTCAAGCACAAACAATCACATACCGTCGCAACCGCAGCAACTCAAGACGCAGACCATATCCTAGAGACAGTAGCTACAGTAGGGAACATAATAGTGACATATTATGTTGGTATCACTACCGTTTTGGTGACCAGGCTCAAAAGTGCTCTCCTCCGTGCAAGCATCAGGGAAACATCGCAGGCAGTCGGTGA